A stretch of Lathyrus oleraceus cultivar Zhongwan6 chromosome 6, CAAS_Psat_ZW6_1.0, whole genome shotgun sequence DNA encodes these proteins:
- the LOC127093668 gene encoding ribose-phosphate pyrophosphokinase 1: MVNTGIILEEGVREGRLSKEEVSSSKRYGNSFTKKKEAETNAISVGRQRMPHVYFEIYKEIACYMGLDLGKIKIKHFADVEIYVQLQESVRGCDVFLVQSTCPPANENLMELLVMIDACRRALAKNITAVIPYFGYARADRETQGRESIDVKLVANFIIEAGANRVLAYDLHSGQSMGYFDNKPNQL; this comes from the exons atggtaaatacGGGGATAAtattagaagaaggtgtccgagagggacggttgtcCAAAGAGGAGGTGTCTtcaagcaagaggtatggtaacagTTTCACCAAGAAGAAAGAAGCTGAGACTAATGCAATATCCGTTGGGAGGCAGAGGAtgcctcat GTGTATTTTGAAATTTATAAG GAAATTGCATGCTATATGGGCCTGGATCTGGGAAAAATTAAGATAAAACATTTTGCCGATGTCGAGATATATGTCCAACTACAAGAGAGTGTCAGGGGGTGTGATGTGTTTCTTGTGCAGTCCACATGTCCTCCTGCAAATGAGAATCTTATGGAGCTTCTCGTAATGATTGATGCCTGTAGGAGAGCTTTAGCCAAGAATATTACTGCAGTCATTCCGTATTTTGGATATGCTAGAGCTGATAGAGAG ACTCAAGGGCGTGAATCAATTGATGTTAAGCTTGTAGCAAATTTTATTATAGAAGCAGGTGCAAATCGTGTTCTTGCTTATGACCTCCACTCTGGGCAGTCTATGGGTTACTTCGATAATAAACCAAACCAATTATGA